The genome window CTTGTCCGACTACTATCGCGGCCGCAAGTTGCTGTATGCCATCAACGCCATGGGAACCGTGGACGAAGTGTTTGCACGCATGCGCCAGGCTGTGGAACGAATGAAATCTTGCCAGCGGTAGCCTCAGCGGCACTTACACGGTAGGATGATTTGGAAGAAAACAACCAACCATTTCCGTCTCGGGAGCCCGCGACAGTCCGCCGTATTGCGGCGCATCGATATCCACCTCGCCTGCCGAAAGCACCCTCCACAGTGACGAATTCACCTAAGTGCATTAATTTGCGTTCGCCGCGCGAACTGGCGCAAATGCGAAAGGCCGGCTTGGCGGTGTGGGGCGCTCATCAAGCGGCGAAAGCAGCCGTGCGGCCCGGAATTACCACGGCAGAAATCGACGCCCTCATCGACGAATACTTCAACCGCCAGAACGCGGTGCCGCTGTTCAAAGGCGTGCCCGGCAAAGTTCCCTTTCCTGCCGCCACCTGCATCAGCGTAAACGACGAAGTAGTGCACGGCATTCCCGGCGCGCGGCGGCTCAAGGAAGGCGACATCGTCAGCCTCGATACCGGCTGCAAGCTGAACGGCTGGTGCGGAGACTCGGCTTACACGCATCCGGTGGGAAATGTTTTGCCCGAGGTGCAGCGGTTGTTAGATGTCACTCGGTCGGTGCTTGATCTGGCGATCGAATTGATGGCGGTCAAAACCCGCTGGAGCGATG of Pirellulales bacterium contains these proteins:
- the map gene encoding type I methionyl aminopeptidase: MTNSPKCINLRSPRELAQMRKAGLAVWGAHQAAKAAVRPGITTAEIDALIDEYFNRQNAVPLFKGVPGKVPFPAATCISVNDEVVHGIPGARRLKEGDIVSLDTGCKLNGWCGDSAYTHPVGNVLPEVQRLLDVTRSVLDLAIELMAVKTRWSDVAREMGSYVRDHGFSVVENFVGHGIGRDMHEEPQVPNFVSPQLRR